The Thermoplasma acidophilum DSM 1728 genome includes a window with the following:
- a CDS encoding APC family permease yields the protein MLKKELGIIDLMMASVTGMIGSGWLFSAFYASSMAGPYSIFSWLVGTGIVAILALIYADLSGRVPMAGAAAGYPFLTNGTVAGSLNAWSLFLGYASTPPLEVIASISYLSFLVPGLLNNNGLLTTTGILLAVALLVAFFILNATGIRNTSRFNNIISYMKIAIPIITSFFFIFTIFSIRNFTLVGTVKPEGIFTAVPGAGIAFSFLGFRQAVELSGEAKNPQKTVPIAIMLSVAVASAIYMIVQIAFIGSLQWGSIKPGDWAALADSGYSSGPMLVLASTLGLGALATVLLFDGIISPLGTSSIYQTTTSRISYRISEMGFFPKKISTTNSRSVPIFALILDLVVMILFVLPFPSWQSLVSVNSDLTIIAYMSGPISLAIFEKYGIEAKGFRLPASKILAPLGFALSALIVYWSGYPTTLYMSAIAIAGLVLFVFARKNPIRDISQGSYMIAILAILPVVSYLGSYGIGIIPFPLDLIVISAVALAIFYAGTRAAPQSVALMENFISS from the coding sequence ATGTTGAAAAAAGAACTTGGAATAATCGATCTCATGATGGCCTCGGTGACGGGGATGATAGGATCTGGTTGGCTTTTTTCTGCCTTCTATGCATCATCCATGGCTGGGCCATACTCGATCTTCTCATGGCTGGTGGGAACTGGCATAGTTGCCATTCTGGCTCTCATTTACGCTGATCTAAGTGGTAGGGTGCCCATGGCTGGCGCAGCCGCAGGTTATCCGTTTCTCACCAACGGGACGGTGGCCGGATCGCTCAACGCATGGTCTCTCTTTCTTGGCTATGCCTCAACGCCGCCACTTGAAGTCATCGCTTCCATAAGCTACCTCAGCTTTCTGGTGCCTGGACTTCTCAACAACAACGGCCTTCTCACCACCACAGGAATATTGCTCGCTGTAGCTCTGCTCGTAGCGTTCTTCATTCTAAATGCCACTGGAATTCGAAATACGTCCAGATTCAATAACATAATATCGTACATGAAGATCGCAATACCCATCATAACCAGCTTCTTCTTCATATTCACCATATTCTCAATCAGGAACTTCACCCTGGTAGGAACCGTAAAGCCTGAGGGTATATTCACGGCTGTACCTGGAGCTGGGATAGCGTTCTCGTTTTTGGGCTTCAGGCAAGCCGTTGAACTCTCGGGGGAGGCGAAGAACCCTCAGAAGACCGTTCCCATAGCCATAATGCTCAGCGTGGCGGTTGCCTCTGCGATATACATGATTGTCCAGATCGCATTCATAGGTTCACTGCAGTGGGGCAGCATCAAGCCTGGAGACTGGGCAGCACTGGCAGACAGTGGATACTCAAGCGGGCCAATGCTGGTGCTTGCGTCAACGCTCGGCCTTGGAGCGCTAGCAACAGTTCTGCTCTTTGACGGCATAATATCGCCACTGGGAACAAGCAGCATTTACCAGACCACAACCTCGAGGATCTCCTACAGGATAAGCGAAATGGGCTTCTTCCCCAAGAAGATCTCGACGACAAATTCCAGGAGTGTGCCCATATTCGCCCTTATACTTGACCTCGTGGTGATGATACTCTTCGTTCTTCCATTCCCGTCCTGGCAGTCTCTTGTATCTGTCAACTCGGATCTGACTATCATCGCATACATGAGCGGCCCAATTTCACTCGCAATATTTGAAAAATACGGGATCGAGGCGAAAGGCTTCAGGCTCCCAGCATCGAAGATACTGGCACCACTTGGTTTCGCACTATCCGCCCTTATAGTTTACTGGTCCGGATATCCCACAACGCTTTACATGAGCGCAATAGCCATTGCAGGCCTTGTGCTGTTTGTTTTTGCTAGGAAGAACCCGATCAGAGACATTTCGCAGGGATCATACATGATAGCCATACTGGCGATACTCCCCGTGGTATCATACCTCGGAAGCTATGGGATAGGGATAATACCGTTTCCGCTTGATCTGATCGTGATTAGCGCTGTTGCCCTGGCAATATTCTACGCTGGAACTCGGGCCGCGCCTCAGTCTGTGGCTCTGATGGAGAACTTCATTTCTTCGTAA